One genomic window of Punica granatum isolate Tunisia-2019 chromosome 1, ASM765513v2, whole genome shotgun sequence includes the following:
- the LOC116202774 gene encoding F-box/kelch-repeat protein At1g80440-like, with product MELIRSLKLREVHSEETIELIPGLPNEIARECLHQVPRQQFGLAASVSKAWRMVMQSLDRRKVLVVLSVSRRQSNLPRGCDDYFLAVFNPLSGRWSALPPIPHSKFGLPSFCQLAAVGSDLVVLGGSDYVRARGMLSNNWATFFRSVYIYSFKSSRWQRGRDMPGRVRTDFCCASDGVRMVYVVGGWCRTSDLSKSAMAYDVQTDQWFTLPDMARGWNGTCKATFQHGNLQVIRSLEFDKYDPLQRRAEDGVGRETVEAFDPVKWCWEPVEELADRVLQDTTLYPGTFVEGNDITESTYMCVKGNAIAAWTSSGWQAVAELPIPSFMSVQVVRWDGKLMVFGWNYDDLGSHRRLRAYSLDLKTNLWSRLEIPKAFSAGKDVMNGACCLKINYL from the coding sequence ATGGAATTGATTCGTTCACTCAAACTGAGAGAGGTTCATTCAGAAGAAACAATTGAATTGATTCCCGGGCTGCCTAACGAAATAGCCCGAGAATGTTTGCATCAAGTTCCGCGCCAGCAATTCGGGCTTGCTGCTTCAGTTAGCAAGGCATGGAGGATGGTGATGCAGTCGCTCGACCGGAGGAAAGTGCTCGTGGTGCTATCTGTGAGTCGACGTCAGTCCAATCTCCCCAGAGGCTGTGACGATTACTTTCTGGCGGTCTTCAACCCGCTCTCTGGACGGTGGTCCGCCCTGCCGCCGATTCCTCACTCAAAGTTCGGGTTGCCGAGTTTCTGCCAACTGGCTGCGGTTGGTTCAGACCTTGTAGTCCTGGGAGGGTCTGATTATGTTCGGGCTCGGGGCATGCTGAGCAACAACTGGGCAACATTCTTTAGATCCGTCTACATATACAGCTTCAAATCCTCGAGGTGGCAACGTGGTCGTGACATGCCAGGACGGGTCCGCACGGACTTTTGTTGTGCGTCCGATGGCGTGCGGATGGTGTACGTGGTCGGTGGGTGGTGCAGAACCTCGGACCTATCAAAGTCTGCCATGGCCTATGATGTGCAGACCGATCAATGGTTCACGCTGCCTGACATGGCTAGGGGGTGGAATGGGACCTGCAAAGCGACCTTCCAACATGGCAACCTCCAGGTCATTCGCAGCCTtgaatttgataaatatgaCCCTCTCCAGAGACGAGCTGAGGACGGGGTTGGGAGGGAGACCGTCGAGGCATTTGATCCGGTGAAGTGGTGCTGGGAACCTGTCGAAGAACTTGCAGACCGCGTTTTACAGGACACCACGTTATACCCCGGAACTTTTGTGGAAGGGAATGACATAACCGAATCCACGTACATGTGCGTAAAGGGAAATGCGATTGCAGCCTGGACCAGTTCCGGGTGGCAGGCAGTCGCGGAGTTGCCGATTCCTTCGTTCATGTCCGTTCAGGTGGTAAGGTGGGATGGGAAGCTGATGGTGTTTGGATGGAACTATGATGATTTAGGAAGCCATAGGCGATTAAGAGCCTATTCTTTGGACCTTAAAACTAATTTGTGGAGTCGATTAGAAATTCCCAAGGCATTTTCTGCAGGTAAGGATGTCATGAATGGAGCATGCTGCTTGAAGATTAATTACCTTTAG